A portion of the Candidatus Pristimantibacillus lignocellulolyticus genome contains these proteins:
- the clpP gene encoding ATP-dependent Clp endopeptidase proteolytic subunit ClpP, which yields MNFVPMVIEQSNRGERSYDIYSRLLKDRIIILGSGVNDVVANSIIAQMLFLTADDPDKDIHLYINSPGGSITAGMAIYDTMQYIKPDVSTICVGMAASMGAFLLTAGAKGKRFALPNSEVMIHQPLGGAEGQASDIAIRANRIIKMREKLNGIMAERSGNPIERLEKDTDRDYFMSAQEAMEYGLIDKVIERVE from the coding sequence ATGAACTTTGTACCAATGGTTATCGAGCAAAGTAATCGCGGAGAACGTTCTTATGATATTTATTCTCGACTTCTGAAGGATCGCATCATCATTCTTGGATCTGGTGTAAACGACGTCGTTGCCAATTCCATCATTGCTCAAATGCTTTTCTTAACAGCGGACGATCCAGACAAAGACATTCATCTATACATTAATAGTCCAGGTGGCTCAATTACCGCAGGTATGGCTATCTACGATACGATGCAATATATTAAACCTGATGTATCTACCATTTGTGTAGGTATGGCAGCTTCAATGGGTGCATTTTTACTTACAGCTGGAGCGAAGGGCAAACGTTTCGCACTTCCAAACAGTGAAGTAATGATTCATCAACCGCTTGGTGGTGCTGAAGGTCAAGCAAGTGATATTGCAATTCGTGCTAACCGTATTATTAAAATGCGTGAAAAATTGAACGGGATTATGGCAGAGCGTTCTGGCAACCCGATTGAACGTCTTGAAAAAGATACTGATCGGGATTACTTCATGAGTGCTCAAGAAGCTATGGAATATGGCTTAATTGATAAAGTTATTGAACGTGTAGAATAA